Part of the Amycolatopsis sp. 195334CR genome is shown below.
AGCGAACCGGGCTGTTCAGACGATCACCAGCCAGGGCCGCGCGCCCGGTGTCTGCGTGCTCGGGCTGGTCCAGGACCCGCGCAAGGAGATCGTCGCCTTCCGACACCTGTTCTCCACCCGGATCGCGCTGCGCCTGGACGAGAAAGCGCAGGTGGACATGGTCCTTGGCGACGGTGTGCGCGAACGCGGCGCGGCGGCTCACGAGATCTCCGAGCACACGCCCGGTGTTGCCTGGGGCAAGGAAGACGGCAAGCGTGAACCGTTCCGCGCTCGGGCCTTCCACATCACCGACCACGACCTGATTGAGCTGGTCGAGTACGTCACCGGCGTGCCCGTCCGGCGTGCTGACGTGCTGCCCTTCCCGGCCCGCAACGACTCGGACGGGGGTGCGGTGGCGTGAACGTGATCCCGTTCCTTGATGCCGTCCAGGACCACCTCGGGCGTCATGATCTGCCGTCTCCGGCCATGGTCACTGTGGACTCCTGGTCCCGGCCGGTGACCGTGCAACTCTGCGAAGTCGGCCTCACGCGGACGTGCGCGGCGCTGGTCACCTGGGCGGACACGCTCGCCGAGGTCTCCGCGTCGTTGTGGCGCACGCCCTCGGGCGACTCGGTGCACCTCGACGTGACCGGCCGCGTGCCTGCGGGCGTCCCGATCCGGGTCTATGACGCGGTGCCCTTCGACGCGGTGTCCTTTCCGGACCTGCCACCGGACACCCGGCAGGACCTTGCCGTGTCGCTGCTGCGCAGGTGGGCACGCGGCGGGGAGGTGGCCGCTTGATGAGCACCCGTGCCGAGCGGATGCGGCTGCCGCTGTCCGCCGACGTCATGAAGGCCACCGCCGAGAAGCACGGCGTGTGCGTCCGGCCGTTCACCATGGAAGCCGGAGACCTCGACACCGGGGAACTCCGGTACGTCGCCGTGCCCTGCGGGTCCACTGTGGAATCCGTCTGCGCGCCCTGCGCCAAGAAGGCCAAGGCGCTGCGGATGGCCCAGTGCCGCGAAGGCTGGCACCTCACCGAGGAACCCGACTTCACGCCGGACCCGCCGAGCAAGGAACAAACCGAACTCATGGAACTCCGCGCGGACCTCGTGCAGGAGTACCGCAAGACCATGGCCGAGGGAGAGGAGGCAGAAGCCGAGGAACTGCGCGAAGAGATCCGCTCCGTCGACGACGAACTTCGGCAACTCGGCATGCGCGGCCGTCTGCCGTCGCCGGACCTGCCGGAGAACAAGCCGGTGAAGCGGTCCACCAAGCGGCGACAGGACGCGCCCAACCTGCCCCGGCAGAAGGTCGCCAAGACCACGCTCGGGCGGGAGTTCGCGGGCAAGTTCCGGCCGTCCATGTTCGTCACGCTGACCTGTGACACCTACGGGCGCGTGCGGGAGGACGGGGCGCCGGTCGATCCGGCCAGTTACGACTACCGGCGGGCCGCTCGCGACGCGGTGCACTTCTCCGCGCTGGTGGACCGATGGTGGCAGAACCTCCGGCGCTGCGTCGGCTGGGACGTGCAGTACTTCGCGACGGTCGAGCCGCAGAAGCGGACCGCGCCACACTTACACGCCGCGCTCCGCGGTTCGATCCCGCACGACGTCGTCCGGCAGGTCACGGCGGCCACCTACCACCAGGTGTGGTGGCCCAACCATGACCAACTCGTCTACGACGGCGACCGGCTCCCAGTCTGGGACCCCCGGACGCGGGCCTTCCTCGACCCGGAGACCCGGACTCCGCTGACGCCGTGGGATGAAGCCGTGGAAGCGGTCGAGGAACCGGCCCACGTGGTGACCTTCGGCCGTCAAGTGCACTCCAAGGGCATCCTCGGCGGCTCGGAGGAAGCCGGACGGCACATCGGGTACCTGACCAAATACCTCACTAAGGCCACCGGCGAAGTGGTCGAAGCAACGACGGCAAGCCAGCGGGACCACCATGACCGGCTTCACGCTGAGCTGGCCATCACCCCGTGTTCGCCTCGGTGCGCGGTCTGGCTGCTCTACGGCGTCCAGCCGCAGGGCGCGGGCTCCCGCACGATCCCCGGGCACTGCAAGGGACGGGCTCACCGGCGGACCACGCTCGGCCTGCCCGGTCGTCGCGTGCTTGTCTCCCGGAAGTGGTCGGGCAAGTCGCTCGCCGACCACAAGGCGGACCGGAAAGCGTTCGTTCACCAGGCGTTGGCCGCAGCCGGCATAAGTCGGCCCGCCGAAGAACCGGCACGGCTGGTCTGGCGCAAGGTCCAGTCCGGAGACCCGCACGTTCCGCCCCGGGCTCACCTGCTCATGCATGCCATCTCGGAGCGCATCTCCTGGCGGGCCGAGTACGACCGGGCGCTACTCGCGGCGCAGGGACCACCAGGTGATCCAGAAACTTCGGCAACTCCGCAAGCGGCCTGACCTGGGGGACAGATGGAAGCGAAGTACCTGAACGTGGCGGATGCCGCTGTCTACCTCGGGACCTCGGTGCGCTTCGTCCGGCGGCTCGTGGCGGAACGGCGGATCGCCTTCCACAAGTTCGGCGCTCACGTGCGCCTGGCGGTCGAAGACCTGGAGACCTTCGTGGAGGCGTCCCGTGTGGAGCCGATCGAGGTCCGTTGGTTCGGCGGGAGGGCTGCGTGATGGCGAAGAAGGGAGGTCGTCGCCGGTTCGGCCTGGTGCGGCAACTGCCGTCGAAGCGCTGGCAGGCGTCGTTCATCGGGCCGAACAACAAGCGGCAGTACGCGCCGAACACCTTCCGCACGAAGACGGATGCGGATCGGTGGCTGGTCGGCGTGGAAGCGGACATCAGCCGTGGTGCCTGGCTGGATGACAAGCTCGGGCGCCAGCCGTTCGGCGAGTACGCGGACGCGTATCTGCGTGACAACCCGGACGTGGGCGACCGGTGGGAGGAGACTTGCCGCCGCAACATGCGGCTGCACATCGTCGAGCTTCTGGAGCTGCCGCTGATCGCGATTACTCCACCCGTGGTGCGGAGTTGGTACGCCAAGGCGCTCGCCGGGAAGGGTGGCAAGACGTCCATCGCGCAGTCATACCGGTTCCTGCGGGCGGTGATGAACGCCGCGAAGCGGGACGGGGCCATTTCGAACAACCCATGCCAGATCCCGGGCGCCGGGTCGGACAAGGCGAAGGAACGGGGCATCGCCACCCCGGCGCAGGTGGCCGAGGTGGTGGAGGCCATCACGCCGAGGTACCGGGCGGCTGTCCTGCTGGCGGCCTGGTGCGGCCTCCGACGAGGGGAGATCTGCGCCCTCCGGACTGAGGACGTCGACCTGGTGAACGGCGTGGTCTGGGTCCGGAAGAACCGGGTCGAGCTGCTGGAGAGGCCACTCACGTACGACAAGGACCCGAAGACGGACGCGGGTCTGCGGGACGTGGCGATTCCGCCTCACGTGCTGCCCTACCTGGTCGAACACATGCGGGAGTGGGCTGGGAAGGATCGGTTCTTCGTGGGCAAGGACGGTCGACCGATGCGGGGCAACGCGGTCTACCAGGCGTTTGTCCGGGCTCGGGACCGCGTGGGCCTGGCGGTGAGCTTCCACGACCTGCGGCACACGGGGCAGACCCTCGCCGCTTCGACCGGGGCCACGCTGGCGGACCTCAAGAAGCGGCTGGGCCACGCGTCGGCGGCTGCTGCGCTGCGGTACCTGCACGTGGTCGAAGGGCGGGATCGTGAGCTGGCAGGCCAGTTGAGCGAGCTGGCGGCCCGAGGTAGCGCCGTGAAGCTCCCGAAGACGATCGTGGTTAGGCA
Proteins encoded:
- a CDS encoding replication initiator, which codes for MSTRAERMRLPLSADVMKATAEKHGVCVRPFTMEAGDLDTGELRYVAVPCGSTVESVCAPCAKKAKALRMAQCREGWHLTEEPDFTPDPPSKEQTELMELRADLVQEYRKTMAEGEEAEAEELREEIRSVDDELRQLGMRGRLPSPDLPENKPVKRSTKRRQDAPNLPRQKVAKTTLGREFAGKFRPSMFVTLTCDTYGRVREDGAPVDPASYDYRRAARDAVHFSALVDRWWQNLRRCVGWDVQYFATVEPQKRTAPHLHAALRGSIPHDVVRQVTAATYHQVWWPNHDQLVYDGDRLPVWDPRTRAFLDPETRTPLTPWDEAVEAVEEPAHVVTFGRQVHSKGILGGSEEAGRHIGYLTKYLTKATGEVVEATTASQRDHHDRLHAELAITPCSPRCAVWLLYGVQPQGAGSRTIPGHCKGRAHRRTTLGLPGRRVLVSRKWSGKSLADHKADRKAFVHQALAAAGISRPAEEPARLVWRKVQSGDPHVPPRAHLLMHAISERISWRAEYDRALLAAQGPPGDPETSATPQAA
- a CDS encoding helix-turn-helix domain-containing protein; this translates as MEAKYLNVADAAVYLGTSVRFVRRLVAERRIAFHKFGAHVRLAVEDLETFVEASRVEPIEVRWFGGRAA
- a CDS encoding site-specific integrase — its product is MAKKGGRRRFGLVRQLPSKRWQASFIGPNNKRQYAPNTFRTKTDADRWLVGVEADISRGAWLDDKLGRQPFGEYADAYLRDNPDVGDRWEETCRRNMRLHIVELLELPLIAITPPVVRSWYAKALAGKGGKTSIAQSYRFLRAVMNAAKRDGAISNNPCQIPGAGSDKAKERGIATPAQVAEVVEAITPRYRAAVLLAAWCGLRRGEICALRTEDVDLVNGVVWVRKNRVELLERPLTYDKDPKTDAGLRDVAIPPHVLPYLVEHMREWAGKDRFFVGKDGRPMRGNAVYQAFVRARDRVGLAVSFHDLRHTGQTLAASTGATLADLKKRLGHASAAAALRYLHVVEGRDRELAGQLSELAARGSAVKLPKTIVVRH